The proteins below come from a single Yamadazyma tenuis chromosome 5, complete sequence genomic window:
- a CDS encoding uncharacterized protein (COG:S; EggNog:ENOG503P79W), giving the protein MLPVYKNIIKELRVIAARSHKVHEKSNLAKNKAMLEYKKIQLIKQNRSIAEVDAQLKNLQVDLKPSAKFEEAFKQLFAEFSAENPNPTRIQQQHFKNVSDFLYGQRTYQELIERYNSGLGMDQSETVEKSANRVGFTVPQ; this is encoded by the coding sequence GATAGCGGCAAGAAGCCACAAGGTTCACGAGAAGTCCAATCTCGCCAAGAACAAAGCTATGCTTGAATATAAGAAGattcaactcatcaagCAGAACCGGTCCATCGCAGAGGTGGATGCtcagttgaagaacttgcaagttgatttgaaaccatcggcaaagtttgaagaagcgTTTAAGCAGCTTTTCGCTGAGTTCAGTGCAGAAAATCCAAACCCAACTCGGATTCAACAGCAGCATTTTAAGAATGTCAGTGATTTCCTCTACGGACAAAGGACGTACCAGGAGTTGATTGAGCGGTACAACCTGGGACTCGGGATGGACCAGTCAGAAACAGTGGAGAAGTCAGCCAACCGGGTCGGGTTCACTGTACCTCAGTAG